The DNA region CATCTCCATGAACATGAGTTTTGTTATCCAACTTTTCAACTTTTTCCTCTGCCAAACAGTCTCCAAATTCCTCTGAAGTAACACTTGGTGATGCAGGATGCAATTCCGTAATGTCTCCACCTTGCTCCTTATTGACATTTGTTTGCATATGTTCCTCCACATGAAAGAGTCCAAGTTCATTTCTATTTTCTGGGGACAAATTTTCTTTAGAATCCAACCTTTTAATCTGTAGGTTGTCCAAAAGAATGGGAGAGGAATCAATCCTTTCTTCTTGGCTTGAACTTATCTTTTGCGAAGATACAAACTTCGCTTCACAGGCATCCGCATTTCCAGCAGCAGTGCCTGAAATATCAAGGTTTGAGATATTATGAATTCATTCCTATAAAATCAACCACATAGGTTACTCATATCAAAGTGTTAAAGTAAACAAGTATATGTATGTGTTCAAGCGAACAAGTTAATATCAAGAAATTTCGAGAAACTTCGGTATACCAGAAGCAACTATTTTATgaacttctccttcttcaagCAAACTCCCACTGAATTTTTCTGGAGAAACCTGTAAAAGATTCTCATGATTTATGTTTGATCCTTGAGGGTTATAGGGCAGATCTTGATTTTCAGTTTCAGCTGCAACCATTCTAGGCACACAAACATCTCCATGAACATCAGGTTTGTTATCCAACTTTTCAACTTTTTCCGCCACCAAACAGTCTCCAAATTCCTCTGAAGTAACACTTGGTGCTGCAGGATGAAATTCCTTAATGTCTCCACCTTGCTCCTTATTGACATTTGTTTGCATATGTTCCTCCACATGAAAGAGTCCAAGTTCATTTCTATTTTCTGGGGACAAATTTTCTTTAGAATCCAACCTTTTAATCTGTGAGTTGTCCAAAAGAATGGAAGAGGAATCAATCCTTTCTTCTTGGCTTGAACTTATCTTTTGCGAAGATACAGACTTCGCTTCACAGACATCCGCATTTCTAGCAGCAGTGCCTGAAATATCAAGGTTTGACATATTATGAATTCAATCCTATAAAATCAATCACATGACTTACTCATATCAAAGTGTTAAAGTTAACAAGTATATGTATGTGTTCAAGCTAACAAGTTAAAATATTGAGAAACTTCAGTATACCTGAAGCAACTATTTTATGAACATTAAGATCACAGGACTTCACTTCACTCGATGGACTTGTCAGCAAAAATTGATTTGGTGTCCCATCTGAGTATTTTAAACTAAATGAATGAACTTCCTCTAGAAATTTGTCAGCTGTCACATTGGTGTTCCCATCAGTATTCTTGGCACCTATAATGCGCATATTGTCACCTGATTTATGAACTTGTTCAGATTCCTCTGGAGAAACATGGAACAGATTCATATCATTTATGTTTGATCCTTGAGGGCTATTGATGCGGCCTTGTTCTACAGCTTCATCTCCACCCTCTCCGGTTCCACAAACATCATCAAGAAGATCAAATTTATCAcccaatttctcaacttctCCCTCCTCCAAATGTTTGCCAAATTCCTCTGGAGTAACCTGGATAAGATCCTTTTCGTTCATGACCACTGCACAAGGTTCTGCATGAAAAACCTCTTGGCTGTTATCCACTAGTTCCGTATTGACACCAACCGGCATGTTTTCCTCCACATCAAACATTGCAATATCATCTTCTATTGGTGGCTCTAAATCATGCATCTGCTTGGGAGAAAACTCAATCATCTTCACTTCAGCTGGGCTTATAATTAACTTCTGTGAAGATACAAACTTTGCTTCACATGTATCTTCAGTTCTGACTGCAGTGCCTAAAAGATCAAGATAGAGAGATTACAAACGCATTCCTTTAAAATCAACAGTTGGAAGATTAAGAAATCTTGCGAATATGTGTTTAAACTATAATTATCAAtacttaaaagaaaaatatacctATAACAGATTCACATATATTGTTTGATTCTTGACTGATGTTGATCAGATCCTgcttttcagcttcagctgcaACCTTTCTAGTTCCATTAACATCTTCATTCACATCAGTTTTTTCATCCAGCTTCTCAACTATTTCCTCCATCAAACAGTCCCCATATTCCTCTAAAGCAACACTTGATGCTGCAGGATGCAATTTCATAATGTCATCAGACTCTTCAAGGCTTCCAATCTCTAAATTTTTCTGCCCTAAATCTGGTCCTGGATTAATCGTCCCCGACGAAACAAACATTTCTTCCCCTGAATCTACTACATCCCCAGCAGCAACAATGTCTAGAAATATCAAGGTTTTTAAATTACAATATAATCcatataaaatcaaatcaaacatAGAACAAAACttaaatagaaaagaaaaccCTTAAATAGAAAGCACAAAACTTTACCATACCTGAAGTAACCATTTGAATATAACTAGTATCAAGATCCTgattttcagcttcagctgcaACCTCTCTAGTTCCATTAACATCTTCATTCACATCAGTTTTTTCACCCATCTTCTCAACTATTTCCTCCATCAAACCGTCACCATATTCCTCTAAAGCAACACTTGGTGCTGCAGGATGCAATTCCATAATGTCACCTTGCTCCTTATTGGCACATGTTTGCATGTTTTCCTCCACATAAAAGAATCCACCAGTATCCTCGACACCTACGGAAGTATCAAAACACGTGGCATCAGATTCAGATCTTTCATTTCTACCACTGTTGAGAGCATCATCAACACAAGCACTGCCATCCGTATTGTGAACTTGTAAAATATTCAATCCTTGATGACTGTAAGCAGCATCAGCTTGTTTTTCAGCATCATCCATGACAACGACATCAGGTTCTGAATGCAAATATTCCTGAGTAGTACTATCAACAACTTGCTCCTCCTTACTGAGTCCATTTTCAATAACTCTTTCTTGAAACAGAATCGTTTCAGACTCTTCAAACCTTCCAATCTCTTCTAAACTTTTCTGCCCTAAATCTGGTCCTGGACTAATCTTCCCCGACGAAACAAACATTTCTTCCCCTGAACCTACTACATCCCCAGCAGCAACAATGTCTAGAaatatcataatttttaaattacaatATAATAcatataaaatcaaatcaaacatagaacaaaacaaacagaaaaaagaaaacccTTAAATAGAAAGCACAAAACTTTACCATACCTGAAGCAACCATTTTAATATTACTAGTATCAATGCTGGAGCCTGAGTCCAAAATTATCACATTTTGAATGTCTTTACCACTAACACCACCAAAGGTTCCACCTTTTGGTGTTCCAGCATTAT from Lotus japonicus ecotype B-129 chromosome 2, LjGifu_v1.2 includes:
- the LOC130738146 gene encoding uncharacterized protein LOC130738146, which encodes MENMDFYAMKRKKLQSLCKKHGIPANLKNVVMAEKLSLIFKGKENSGLGSDNAGTPKGGTFGGVSGKDIQNVIILDSGSSIDTSNIKMVASDIVAAGDVVGSGEEMFVSSGKISPGPDLGQKSLEEIGRFEESETILFQERVIENGLSKEEQVVDSTTQEYLHSEPDVVVMDDAEKQADAAYSHQGLNILQVHNTDGSACVDDALNSGRNERSESDATCFDTSVGVEDTGGFFYVEENMQTCANKEQGDIMELHPAAPSVALEEYGDGLMEEIVEKMGEKTDVNEDVNGTREVAAEAENQDLDTSYIQMVTSDIVAAGDVVDSGEEMFVSSGTINPGPDLGQKNLEIGSLEESDDIMKLHPAASSVALEEYGDCLMEEIVEKLDEKTDVNEDVNGTRKVAAEAEKQDLINISQESNNICESVIGTAVRTEDTCEAKFVSSQKLIISPAEVKMIEFSPKQMHDLEPPIEDDIAMFDVEENMPVGVNTELVDNSQEVFHAEPCAVVMNEKDLIQVTPEEFGKHLEEGEVEKLGDKFDLLDDVCGTGEGGDEAVEQGRINSPQGSNINDMNLFHVSPEESEQVHKSGDNMRIIGAKNTDGNTNVTADKFLEEVHSFSLKYSDGTPNQFLLTSPSSEVKSCDLNVHKIVASGTAARNADVCEAKSVSSQKISSSQEERIDSSSILLDNSQIKRLDSKENLSPENRNELGLFHVEEHMQTNVNKEQGGDIKEFHPAAPSVTSEEFGDCLVAEKVEKLDNKPDVHGDVCVPRMVAAETENQDLPYNPQGSNINHENLLQVSPEKFSGSLLEEGEVHKIVASGTAAGNADACEAKFVSSQKISSSQEERIDSSPILLDNLQIKRLDSKENLSPENRNELGLFHVEEHMQTNVNKEQGGDITELHPASPSVTSEEFGDCLAEEKVEKLDNKTHVHGDVCGTGMGAAEAEKQDLAYIPQGSNLNHGNLLHFTPEKSSGSLVEEELHKLDDNICVHVAVSNDKNNISEAVTMCLDAFIGAKDNVSVEQILEEAHSSSLQDSEGTPVQFPPTYPGTAIRTEDTCESKLVSSQKMIKSPASGKMIGFCPKQIHNLETPIEDDIAMLDLEENMAVGVNKDLVDNCQEVLHAEPSVVVMNEKDLVQVTPEEFGKHLEEGEIEELNDNIDLLDAVCGTGQGGDEAVEQGCVNGPQGSNINAMNLFHVSPEESGHPLVEQVQKSDDNDVHGGFYNLGNTQSEVDILRLLDATFATIDTDGKTNVTAERFPDEVHSDGTTDQFLKTHPQGEVMSNDLNIHQMVSSDTCEEMMKSSQMKAIIADLEECVWFSPNNVEASATKGFEAETHFEPSTLGGVVGACNMEESMQSDNMEKESCQKECSLVQGEFTRMFDNSDVHDDNGGTGKEECQPYTLSRKRKRSDMNSNESQPVDNASGQNSNEKPDEFVPTKSQPGEMKLHTSNTHQSFASDTASGDEVTYQEKMESPPKVTPIARSAERTFFSPKLLESSMMNKENINIDKKEEVGTITSKNKFLKRQPLQDLQQN